A window of Zingiber officinale cultivar Zhangliang chromosome 5A, Zo_v1.1, whole genome shotgun sequence contains these coding sequences:
- the LOC121981612 gene encoding eukaryotic translation initiation factor 5A-2-like isoform X2, producing MSFRIHPLFPDPTVRVSPRHIRIYRKVTLARRFKRILIFSSDCISLHRFYASALRLPAIMSDEEHHFESKADAGASKTYPQQAGTIRKNGYIVIKGRPCKVVEVSTSKTGKHGHAKCHFVAIDIFNAKKLEDIVPSSHNCDVPHVNRTDYQLIDISEDGFIKDGFAEGKDLVVSVMSAMGEEQICALKEIGPK from the exons ATGTCATTCAGAATCCATCCGTTATTTCCAGATCCAACAGTTAGAGTCTCGCCAAGGCATATTCGCATCTATAGAAAGGTAACCCTAGCTCGACGCTTCAAGCGGATTCTGATCTTCTCTTCTGATTGCATTTCGCTTCATCGCTTCTACGCCTCCGCCCTACGCCTGCCAG CGATCATGTCGGACGAGGAGCATCACTTCGAGTCGAAGGCCGACGCCGGGGCTTCCAAGACTTATCCACAGCAGGCTGGGACGATCCGGAAGAACGGATACATCGTCATCAAGGGCAGACCCTGCAAG GTTGTTGAGGTTTCAACGAGCAAGACtggaaagcatggtcatgcaaaGTGTCACTTTGTTGCAATAGACATCTTCAATGCTAAGAAGCTTGAGGATATTGTGCCATCCTCACATAATTGTGAT GTACCTCATGTTAATCGCACAGACTACCAGTTGATTGACATCTCCGAGGATGGCTTt ATCAAAGATGGTTTCGCAGAGGGAAAGGACCTAGTTGTCTCTGTGATGTCGGCAATGGGTGAAGAGCAGATTTGTGCCCTCAAGGAGATTGGCCCCAAGTAA
- the LOC121981612 gene encoding eukaryotic translation initiation factor 5A-2-like isoform X1: protein MSFRIHPLFPDPTVRVSPRHIRIYRKVTLARRFKRILIFSSDCISLHRFYASALRLPAIMSDEEHHFESKADAGASKTYPQQAGTIRKNGYIVIKGRPCKVVEVSTSKTGKHGHAKCHFVAIDIFNAKKLEDIVPSSHNCDVPHVNRTDYQLIDISEDGFLSLLTETGNTKDDLRLPTDENLVTQIKDGFAEGKDLVVSVMSAMGEEQICALKEIGPK from the exons ATGTCATTCAGAATCCATCCGTTATTTCCAGATCCAACAGTTAGAGTCTCGCCAAGGCATATTCGCATCTATAGAAAGGTAACCCTAGCTCGACGCTTCAAGCGGATTCTGATCTTCTCTTCTGATTGCATTTCGCTTCATCGCTTCTACGCCTCCGCCCTACGCCTGCCAG CGATCATGTCGGACGAGGAGCATCACTTCGAGTCGAAGGCCGACGCCGGGGCTTCCAAGACTTATCCACAGCAGGCTGGGACGATCCGGAAGAACGGATACATCGTCATCAAGGGCAGACCCTGCAAG GTTGTTGAGGTTTCAACGAGCAAGACtggaaagcatggtcatgcaaaGTGTCACTTTGTTGCAATAGACATCTTCAATGCTAAGAAGCTTGAGGATATTGTGCCATCCTCACATAATTGTGAT GTACCTCATGTTAATCGCACAGACTACCAGTTGATTGACATCTCCGAGGATGGCTTt TTGAGCCTTTTGACCGAAACCGGTAATACCAAAGATGATCTGAGGCTCCCAACAGATGAAAATTTGGTTACTCAG ATCAAAGATGGTTTCGCAGAGGGAAAGGACCTAGTTGTCTCTGTGATGTCGGCAATGGGTGAAGAGCAGATTTGTGCCCTCAAGGAGATTGGCCCCAAGTAA
- the LOC121981613 gene encoding uncharacterized protein LOC121981613, with protein sequence MDFPYIDQIAASLRSCSLGEHRPTPSPPPNIPDASAGRITVELNSEIPLPFCWDQRLDIQTGEIHYINWETGERTTADPRSAATASIYSSSYYCTDEEEASGTGSGKEGCEEEEDDDNGNGDTADPDEDESSGTGSGIETRDEEEDDDSTACSSGPSSTGDDRRTLVAAGCSACFMYLMVHNGTPACPKCGAALIHLGNCL encoded by the exons ATGGACTTCCCTTATATAGACCAGATCGCCGCATCGCTACGGAGCTGCTCTCTGGGCGAACACCGTCCTACTCCGTCGCCGCCGCCCAACATCCCCGATGCGAGCGCCGGGAGGATCACAGTGGAGTTGAACTCGGAGATACCCCTTCCCTTCTGCTGGGATCAGCGGCTCGACATTCAG ACAGGGGAAATCCACTACATCAACTGGGAGACCGGCGAGAGGACCACCGCCGACCCTCGCTCCGCAGCCACTGCTTCTATCTATTCATCGAGCTACTACTGCACCGACGAAGAGGAAGCCTCCGGTACCGGAAGCGGCAAAGAGGGATGCGAAGAGGAGGAAGACGACGACAATGGCAACGGCGACACAGCCGACCCCGATGAAGACGAATCCTCTGGTACCGGCAGCGGCATAGAAACGCGCGACGAGGAAGAAGATGACGACAGTACAGCCTGCTCCTCCGGCCCTTCCTCTACCGGAGACGACCGGCGAACCCTCGTTGCCGCCGGTTGCAGCGCCTGCTTCATGTACTTGATGGTCCACAACGGCACTCCCGCCTGCCCCAAGTGTGGCGCCGCCCTCATCCACCTTGGCAACTGCCTCTGA